In Leifsonia sp. AK011, the genomic stretch CGGGTTGAGGTAGTAGTCCGTGGGTGCCGAGACCGGGGTGACCCAGAACTGCTTGCCGTTGTTGGCACCCCCGGTACCCGAGTTGGGAACGGAGAAGGTACAGGTGCCGGTGGCATCCGACACACACGTCGACCATGCCGTGCCGACGGCGGCACCCGGCGAATCCGTGTTGGAGTTCGTTGCGGTGCGCAGCTCGAGGGTGACCCCGGCAAGGGAGCCGACCGAGCTGGAGCCGCGGACAGCACCCACCTTGACCGTGATGGTCTGGGGGTCGGATGCCGCGGCGGCAGCCGTGGGAGCTGCGGGTGCCGCGCTCGCAGCCGTCGTACCGAGCGGAAGCGAGAGGGCCAGGAGTGCCGCACTTGCTGCGGTGGCCAGTGCCATCCGGATCCTGCGGTGCCCGGAGAACGGGGTGGATGAACGGGGGCTGATCGTGCGCATCGTGGTGCCGTGTTTCTGCGCGCGCGGGCGGAGGCGGGCCACCCGCTGGCAGCCGCACGGAGGCGGTCGGGTCTGCTCGGACGCGGATGACCCGCCACCGGGCGTGGGCGCCGGTTGGTAAGCGGGGCTTCGGGTATCGGGTTCGGGGGTATCGGGTTATGGGGGCAGTGTTCGCAAGCCACGTCCGGCGGGTACGAGGTCGCGTCGGTAGGCGATGGGGTAAAAGCGGATTCGGGTTCGCTTTTACCTTCCGGAGAGTATTCCACCGATATTCCGGGCCCGCTACCCCCCATCTCTGGGGGGACAGACAGCTTTGTCCGTCCCCACCGTGGTCGCGCTCCCACGTCGCCGTGGGATTCGACGCACCCCGGGTCGGCATCGGCACCGATGTCCGGCGTGCTGGATAGGCTCACACCATGGCCGCACCACTCAGAATTGCCACCGTCAACACCAACGGCGTTCGTGCCGCCTTCCGCAAGGGGATGGGCGAATGGCTCGACTCCCGAGGCGTCGACATCCTCGCCCTGCAGGAGGTGCGCGCCGCAACGAGCGACCTCGAAACGCTGCTCGGCCCGGAGTGGAGCATCCTCCACGACGCGGCGACCGCGAAGGGCCGCGCGGGTGTGGCGATCGCGTCGCGCGACCGGGCGAGCATCCACCGCGTCAGCCTCGGTGCCGACGACTTCGACACTGCCGGGCGCTGGCTCGAGGCGGACTACGAGGTTCGCGGGCGCATCGTCACGGTGGTGTCGACGTACGTGCACTCCGGCGAGGTGGACACGCCCAAGCAGGACGAGAAGTGGAAGTTCCTGGATGCCATGACCGCTCGTCTGCCGGAGCTGCGGGCGCATTCGCCCCTCGCCGTCGTGCTCGGGGATCTCAACGTGGGGCACCGGGAGCTCGACATCCGCAACTGGAAGGGCAACCGCAAAAACGCAGGGTTCCTTCCCCGTGAGCGCGCCTACTTCGACCGCTTCTTCGGGCCTGCTGGCGAGCCGGTCGAGGGTGTCGACGGCACGGTCGCACCCGGACTCGGTTGGGTGGATGTCGGGCGCCGCTGGGCTGGCGAGGTCGACGGGCCGTACACCTGGTGGTCGCAGCGCGGGCAGGCGTTCGACAACGACACCGGGTGGCGCATCGACTACCACGTCGCCACCCCGGACCTCGCTGCGACCGTCGTGGACTACACGGTGGATCGCGCCGCGGCGTACGACCAGCGCTGGAGCGACCACGCGCCCGTGGTGGTGGACTACAGCCTTTAAGCTTGGCGGGTGACCAAGCCCCGCCTCTTCTCCGGTATGCAGCCCTCCGCCGATTCGCTCCACCTCGGCAATTACATGGGGGCGCTGCTGCAGTGGCGCGACATGCAGGTCACCCACGACGCAGTGTTCTGCGTCGTCGACCTGCACGCGATCACCGTGCCGCAGGACCCGAAGCAACTGCGGGAACAGACGCGTCG encodes the following:
- a CDS encoding exodeoxyribonuclease III is translated as MAAPLRIATVNTNGVRAAFRKGMGEWLDSRGVDILALQEVRAATSDLETLLGPEWSILHDAATAKGRAGVAIASRDRASIHRVSLGADDFDTAGRWLEADYEVRGRIVTVVSTYVHSGEVDTPKQDEKWKFLDAMTARLPELRAHSPLAVVLGDLNVGHRELDIRNWKGNRKNAGFLPRERAYFDRFFGPAGEPVEGVDGTVAPGLGWVDVGRRWAGEVDGPYTWWSQRGQAFDNDTGWRIDYHVATPDLAATVVDYTVDRAAAYDQRWSDHAPVVVDYSL